The following coding sequences lie in one Nitrospirota bacterium genomic window:
- a CDS encoding type II toxin-antitoxin system RelE/ParE family toxin, translating into MSLYDVKLMPQAQKDLDSFSGKLLLKFEEIILGLFEEPRPHNSKKLKGSSSKWRIRAGDYRLLYEIDDSQKIIRVYRIAHRREVYR; encoded by the coding sequence TTGAGTCTTTATGACGTCAAGTTGATGCCGCAGGCACAAAAAGACCTGGATTCTTTTTCCGGCAAGCTGCTATTGAAATTTGAAGAAATTATTCTTGGACTATTTGAAGAACCAAGACCTCATAATTCAAAGAAGCTTAAGGGCAGCAGTTCAAAGTGGCGTATAAGGGCAGGTGATTATAGACTACTCTATGAAATTGATGACTCACAAAAGATTATAAGGGTTTACAGGATTGCACACCGAAGAGAGGTGTACAGATAA